Proteins found in one Actinokineospora alba genomic segment:
- a CDS encoding DUF397 domain-containing protein, with amino-acid sequence MHAEWRKSSFSTHQYDCVEVAYSAVARVRDSKNPEAGTLTLPSSSWHPKRLATITADTAASAL; translated from the coding sequence ATGCACGCAGAGTGGCGCAAATCCAGCTTCAGCACGCACCAATACGACTGTGTCGAGGTCGCCTACTCGGCGGTGGCTCGGGTGCGTGACTCCAAGAACCCCGAGGCGGGCACACTGACTCTCCCCTCCTCCTCATGGCACCCGAAGCGGCTGGCCACCATCACGGCCGATACGGCGGCATCGGCACTTTGA
- a CDS encoding helix-turn-helix domain-containing protein has protein sequence MSERLPARMRVLATELTKLREAAGLTTRQAAIRLDQSIATLNRTENAKRIATVAEVSAMLAIYGVVGSERKRIMALVEELNTSRWLGIDANPDRPTLPIFESEAVAIVNFAPCTVPGLLQTPAYARAITSLGHTTDLHDAMIAARLDRQKVLARIVAPQYVAILDEAALRRPHGGSAAMVEQINWLIDMAKRPNIALHVIPFRHGGYHNPGYFSLLEFPKTPPIVYVEHSRVSGFLHEPEDTQAFRTHTASLIQASLGCADSVNFLTKMAADHERG, from the coding sequence ATGAGCGAACGCCTACCGGCCAGAATGCGTGTCCTCGCAACGGAGCTGACGAAGCTCCGCGAAGCGGCAGGACTCACCACCCGCCAAGCCGCGATCCGTCTGGACCAATCGATCGCGACGTTGAACCGCACGGAGAACGCCAAACGGATCGCGACGGTGGCGGAGGTGTCCGCCATGCTCGCGATCTACGGAGTGGTCGGTTCCGAACGCAAGCGGATCATGGCCTTGGTCGAAGAGCTGAACACGTCGCGCTGGCTCGGCATCGATGCCAATCCCGACCGTCCCACGTTGCCGATTTTCGAGTCGGAAGCGGTCGCCATCGTCAACTTCGCACCGTGCACGGTGCCGGGACTGCTGCAAACGCCCGCATACGCACGCGCGATCACCTCATTGGGCCACACAACGGATCTGCACGACGCCATGATCGCCGCGCGCCTGGACCGACAGAAGGTCCTCGCCCGGATCGTCGCGCCGCAGTACGTGGCGATCTTGGATGAGGCGGCCTTGCGCCGGCCGCACGGTGGATCAGCGGCGATGGTCGAGCAGATCAACTGGCTCATCGACATGGCGAAACGGCCCAACATCGCACTCCACGTGATCCCCTTCCGCCACGGCGGCTACCACAACCCCGGCTACTTCTCCCTGCTGGAGTTCCCCAAGACACCGCCGATCGTCTACGTGGAGCACAGCCGGGTATCGGGCTTCCTGCACGAGCCCGAAGACACGCAAGCGTTTCGCACCCACACCGCTTCGCTGATCCAGGCATCCCTTGGCTGCGCCGATTCGGTGAACTTCCTGACCAAAATGGCCGCTGATCACGAACGGGGCTGA
- a CDS encoding DUF998 domain-containing protein, whose amino-acid sequence MSSALAPVALIGGWTIAAARTSDFDSVRDTISALAAINAQDRWIMTTGLAITGACHVVTATGLTSVQPSARFTLAAGGVATALVAVFPQPSETHAPVATAAFGLMSVWLLLAGTRRSRIAGLILLALLAVFGVSLRSERWVGLSERVLAAAQSLWPAVVAFHTPRTLSH is encoded by the coding sequence GTGTCATCGGCGCTGGCCCCGGTGGCGCTGATCGGCGGCTGGACCATCGCCGCCGCCCGAACGTCGGATTTCGACTCGGTCCGCGACACCATCAGCGCCTTGGCGGCCATCAACGCCCAGGACCGCTGGATCATGACGACGGGCCTGGCCATCACCGGCGCCTGCCACGTCGTGACGGCAACCGGCCTGACGTCAGTCCAACCCAGCGCCCGGTTCACCCTCGCCGCGGGCGGAGTGGCCACAGCGTTGGTCGCGGTCTTCCCGCAGCCATCTGAGACCCACGCCCCCGTCGCGACGGCCGCGTTCGGATTGATGTCGGTGTGGCTGTTGCTGGCGGGCACGCGGCGGTCCCGGATAGCGGGCTTGATCTTGTTGGCCTTGCTCGCGGTGTTCGGTGTTTCGCTGCGGTCGGAGAGGTGGGTGGGTTTATCGGAGCGGGTGCTGGCGGCGGCGCAGTCGCTGTGGCCCGCGGTGGTGGCGTTTCATACCCCGAGAACGCTCAGCCATTAG
- the recQ gene encoding DNA helicase RecQ: MTSADTLTPELDVLRRIFGYDAFRGDQEAIISHVVGGGDALVLMPTGGGKSLCYQIPALVREGVGVVISPLIALMQDQVDALRNLGVRAGFLNSTQDSQERRETEDAFVNGELDLLYLAPERLRLESTTRLLDRGKVSLFAIDEAHCVSQWGHDFRPDYLALSDLHERWPDIPRIALTATATKATHAEIAQRLNLGEAKHFVASFDRPNIQYRIVPKNSAQKQLLDLLRTEHAGDAGIVYCLSRASVEKTAEFLVQNGIPAVPYHAGLDSRVRARNQSRFLREDGLIVVATIAFGMGIDKPDVRFVAHLDLPKSVEGYYQETGRAGRDGLPSTAWLAYGLADVVQQRKMIDTSEGDLAHRRRLSAHLDAMLALCETVECRRVQLLNYFSQEGQACGNCDTCLTPPESWDGTVPAQKLLSTVFRLDRERNQKFGAGQVIDILLGKQTEKITQFRHDQLKTFGIGTELNDSEWRGVVRQLLAQGLLAVEGDYGTLALTEASAEVLGRTREVMLRREPERTRQPRTRKPAAAAVDMPAEATPIFERLRAWRGATAKEQGVPAYVIFHDATLRQIATQTPSTLEQLGTISGVGENKLAKYGQGILDTLAEA; encoded by the coding sequence GTGACTTCCGCCGACACCCTGACTCCCGAGCTCGACGTCCTGCGCCGGATCTTCGGCTACGACGCCTTCCGCGGCGACCAGGAAGCGATCATCAGTCATGTCGTCGGTGGCGGCGACGCGCTGGTCCTGATGCCGACCGGCGGCGGCAAGTCGCTTTGCTACCAGATCCCCGCGCTGGTCCGCGAGGGTGTGGGCGTGGTGATCTCGCCGCTCATCGCCCTCATGCAAGATCAGGTCGACGCGCTGCGAAACCTCGGTGTGCGCGCGGGATTCCTCAACTCGACGCAGGACTCGCAGGAGCGGCGCGAGACCGAGGACGCCTTCGTCAACGGCGAACTCGACTTGCTCTACCTAGCGCCCGAGCGACTGCGGTTGGAGTCGACAACCCGGCTCCTCGACCGGGGCAAGGTCTCGCTGTTCGCGATCGACGAGGCGCACTGTGTGTCGCAGTGGGGCCACGACTTCCGCCCCGACTACCTGGCGCTGTCGGACCTGCACGAACGCTGGCCGGACATCCCGCGCATCGCCCTGACCGCCACAGCGACGAAGGCGACCCACGCGGAGATCGCGCAACGGCTGAACCTGGGCGAGGCCAAGCATTTCGTGGCCAGCTTCGACCGGCCGAACATCCAGTACCGGATCGTCCCGAAGAACAGCGCGCAGAAGCAGCTGCTAGACCTGCTGCGCACCGAGCACGCGGGCGACGCCGGCATCGTCTACTGCCTGTCCCGCGCGTCGGTGGAGAAGACGGCGGAATTCCTTGTGCAGAACGGGATTCCGGCGGTTCCGTACCACGCCGGTCTCGATTCGAGGGTGCGTGCGCGCAACCAGAGCCGCTTTCTGCGCGAGGACGGTCTGATCGTGGTGGCGACGATCGCGTTCGGCATGGGCATCGACAAGCCGGACGTGCGGTTCGTCGCGCACCTGGACCTGCCGAAGTCGGTCGAGGGCTACTACCAGGAGACCGGCCGCGCGGGCCGCGACGGCCTGCCGTCGACAGCGTGGCTGGCGTACGGCCTCGCCGACGTCGTGCAGCAACGCAAGATGATCGACACCTCCGAAGGCGACCTGGCGCACCGCCGCAGGCTCAGCGCCCACCTCGACGCCATGCTGGCGCTGTGCGAGACCGTCGAGTGCAGGCGGGTACAGCTGCTCAACTACTTCAGCCAGGAGGGCCAGGCCTGCGGCAACTGCGACACGTGCCTGACTCCCCCGGAGTCCTGGGACGGCACGGTGCCCGCGCAGAAGCTGTTGTCGACGGTCTTCCGGCTCGACCGCGAACGCAACCAGAAGTTCGGCGCCGGACAGGTGATCGACATCCTGCTGGGCAAGCAAACCGAGAAGATCACCCAGTTCCGCCACGACCAGCTCAAAACCTTCGGCATCGGCACGGAACTCAACGACAGCGAATGGCGCGGCGTAGTCCGCCAACTCCTGGCCCAGGGCCTGCTGGCCGTCGAGGGCGACTACGGAACTCTCGCGTTGACCGAGGCCAGCGCCGAAGTCCTCGGCCGCACCCGCGAGGTCATGCTGCGCCGCGAGCCGGAGCGCACCCGCCAACCGCGAACCCGCAAGCCCGCGGCAGCGGCCGTCGACATGCCCGCCGAGGCCACCCCCATCTTCGAACGCCTCCGCGCCTGGCGGGGAGCCACCGCGAAGGAACAGGGCGTCCCCGCCTACGTGATCTTCCACGACGCCACATTGCGCCAGATCGCCACCCAAACGCCGTCCACCCTTGAGCAACTGGGCACCATCAGCGGTGTCGGTGAGAACAAGCTCGCCAAGTACGGCCAAGGCATCCTCGACACCTTGGCCGAAGCGTGA
- a CDS encoding FAD-binding dehydrogenase has translation MTDADVIVVGAGLAGLVATYELAQAGRRVVVVDQESAANLGGQAFWSLGGLFLVDSPEQRRLRIKDSYELAMQDWLGSAGFDREREDHWPRQWAEAYVGFAAGEKRSYLRDLGLRVMATVGWAERGSGVAWGHGNSVPRFHLTWGTGPEVVRVFAEPVLAAAERGLVTFKHRHQVDDLIIEGGAAVGVRGTVLEQSDLARGVKSSRTRVGDFELRAQAVVVTSGGIGGNPELVRKNWPVERFGRAPEKMISGVPAHVDGRMLEITEAAGGNIVNRDRMWHYTEGIQNWDPIWPAHGIRILPGPSSLWLDATGKRLPVPLFPGFDSLGTLKHIVGTGYDHTWFILTQSIIEKEFALSGSEQNPDITGKDVRLLLSRIKKGAPGPVEAFKNKGADFVVRDNLRDLVDGMNALGAGPALEFDQVEREVAARDRELDNTFSKDMQIMAIRNGRTYLSDKVMRIAKPHKLQDPAHGPMIAVRLNLLTRKTLGGLETNLDSQVIRPDDTVFDGLYAAGEVAGFGGGGVHGYNALEGTFLGGCIFSGRAAGRALARDLG, from the coding sequence ATGACGGACGCGGATGTCATCGTCGTCGGAGCGGGTCTCGCGGGCCTGGTGGCGACCTACGAACTCGCCCAGGCGGGTCGGCGGGTGGTCGTGGTCGACCAGGAGAGCGCCGCGAACCTCGGTGGCCAGGCGTTCTGGTCGCTGGGCGGCCTGTTCCTGGTGGACAGCCCGGAGCAGCGCAGGCTGCGGATCAAGGACTCCTACGAGCTGGCCATGCAGGACTGGCTCGGCAGCGCGGGCTTCGACCGCGAGCGCGAGGACCACTGGCCGCGCCAGTGGGCGGAGGCCTACGTCGGCTTCGCCGCCGGGGAGAAGCGCTCCTACCTGCGCGATCTCGGCCTGCGCGTGATGGCGACGGTCGGCTGGGCCGAGCGCGGCTCCGGTGTCGCCTGGGGCCACGGCAACTCGGTCCCCCGCTTCCACCTGACCTGGGGCACCGGGCCCGAGGTCGTGCGGGTGTTCGCCGAGCCGGTGCTCGCCGCCGCCGAACGCGGACTGGTCACCTTCAAGCACCGCCACCAGGTCGACGACCTGATCATCGAGGGCGGCGCCGCGGTCGGCGTGCGCGGCACGGTCCTTGAGCAAAGCGACCTCGCGCGCGGCGTGAAGTCGTCCCGCACGCGCGTGGGCGACTTCGAGCTGCGCGCGCAGGCGGTCGTGGTGACCTCCGGCGGCATCGGCGGCAACCCCGAGCTGGTGCGCAAGAACTGGCCGGTCGAGCGGTTCGGCCGCGCGCCGGAAAAGATGATCTCCGGGGTGCCCGCGCACGTCGACGGCCGGATGCTGGAGATCACCGAGGCGGCGGGCGGCAACATCGTCAACCGCGACCGGATGTGGCACTACACCGAGGGAATCCAGAACTGGGACCCGATCTGGCCCGCACACGGCATCCGCATCCTGCCCGGCCCGTCGTCGCTGTGGCTCGACGCGACCGGCAAGCGACTGCCGGTGCCGCTGTTCCCCGGGTTCGACAGCCTCGGCACGCTCAAGCACATCGTCGGCACCGGCTACGACCACACGTGGTTCATCCTCACGCAGTCGATCATCGAGAAGGAGTTCGCGCTCTCCGGCTCGGAGCAGAATCCGGACATCACGGGCAAGGACGTGCGGCTGCTGCTGAGCCGGATCAAGAAGGGCGCCCCCGGGCCGGTCGAGGCGTTCAAGAACAAGGGCGCGGACTTCGTCGTCCGGGACAACCTGCGCGACCTGGTCGACGGGATGAACGCGCTCGGCGCGGGACCGGCGCTGGAGTTCGACCAGGTGGAGCGTGAGGTGGCCGCGCGCGACCGCGAGCTCGACAACACGTTCTCCAAGGACATGCAGATCATGGCGATCCGCAACGGCCGCACGTACCTGTCGGACAAGGTCATGCGGATCGCGAAGCCGCACAAGCTGCAGGACCCGGCGCACGGCCCGATGATCGCGGTCCGGCTGAACCTGTTGACCCGCAAGACTTTGGGCGGCCTGGAGACCAATCTGGACTCTCAGGTCATCCGACCGGACGACACGGTGTTCGACGGTCTTTACGCGGCGGGCGAGGTCGCGGGCTTCGGTGGTGGCGGCGTCCACGGCTACAACGCGCTCGAAGGGACGTTCCTCGGCGGTTGCATTTTCTCCGGCCGCGCGGCGGGCCGGGCCTTGGCGCGCGACCTGGGCTGA
- a CDS encoding TetR/AcrR family transcriptional regulator produces the protein MPDAKRVTKRRGETRQRLLDAALEVFAEQGFGASTVEQVCDRAGYTRGAFYSNFVSLDELFLAMWEQRSERMLADLRDELTDAPESSSLDAAIERVLAVIPVDDTWFRVTAEFTAHALRNPALRRVVAAREEAIMATIMPILESALSAAGLRITDRRALGMALVAVHDGTTVQCLMEPDDKAVWAARQQLFINVVRAYSEGST, from the coding sequence GTGCCCGATGCCAAGCGCGTCACCAAACGCCGGGGTGAGACCCGTCAGCGGCTGCTCGACGCCGCCCTGGAGGTCTTCGCCGAGCAGGGTTTCGGCGCGTCCACCGTGGAGCAGGTCTGCGACCGCGCCGGGTACACCCGCGGCGCGTTCTACTCGAACTTCGTCTCGCTCGACGAGCTGTTCCTCGCCATGTGGGAGCAGCGTTCCGAGCGGATGCTGGCGGACCTGCGCGACGAGCTGACCGACGCCCCCGAGTCGTCGTCGCTGGACGCGGCGATCGAGCGGGTGTTGGCCGTGATCCCCGTGGACGACACCTGGTTCCGGGTCACCGCCGAGTTCACCGCGCACGCCCTGCGCAACCCCGCGCTGCGCCGGGTGGTGGCGGCCCGCGAGGAGGCGATCATGGCGACGATCATGCCGATCCTCGAGTCCGCGCTGAGCGCCGCCGGGCTGCGGATCACCGACCGGCGGGCCCTGGGGATGGCGCTCGTCGCCGTGCACGACGGGACCACCGTGCAGTGCCTGATGGAACCCGACGACAAAGCCGTGTGGGCCGCGCGTCAGCAGTTGTTCATCAATGTCGTACGCGCATACAGCGAAGGGTCAACATGA
- a CDS encoding ArsR/SmtB family transcription factor, producing MTSAPRVRRLKAPSDPECATDPLCCAPIGDAILGQTDAERLSNVLKALADPGRLRLLSLIRAAPAGEVCVGDLVEALDLSQPTVSHHLRILTDAGLLDRERRGNWVWYAANDARLAEVRDLLH from the coding sequence GTGACATCCGCCCCCAGAGTGCGCCGCCTCAAAGCGCCGAGTGACCCGGAGTGCGCCACCGATCCGTTGTGCTGCGCCCCGATCGGTGACGCGATCCTCGGCCAGACCGACGCCGAACGGCTGTCCAACGTGCTCAAGGCCCTGGCCGACCCGGGCCGACTGCGGCTGCTCTCGCTGATCCGCGCCGCGCCCGCGGGCGAGGTATGCGTGGGCGATCTTGTCGAGGCGTTGGACTTGAGCCAGCCCACCGTGTCCCACCACCTGCGGATCCTCACCGACGCCGGGCTCCTCGACCGGGAGCGGCGCGGCAACTGGGTCTGGTACGCCGCCAACGACGCCCGCCTGGCCGAGGTGCGCGACCTGCTCCACTGA
- a CDS encoding aquaporin has product MAIPLARRVAAEAVGTGVLVATVVGSGIMGQVLAPDQVLLQLLCNAVATVAVLGVLIALMGSISGAHFNPAVTLADAFAGRITWSAASAYLGSQLVGGCLGTILAHAMFEQPLVQWTGKTRGGVGQLIGEAVATAGLLLVIAMLVRTGRGALAPVMVPAWILGAYFFTSSTSFANPAVTVGRALTGSFAGIDPASVPAFVAAQLVGAAVGVGLAALLLGRESR; this is encoded by the coding sequence GTGGCGATTCCACTCGCACGGCGGGTCGCGGCCGAGGCCGTCGGGACCGGTGTCCTGGTCGCGACGGTGGTCGGGTCCGGGATCATGGGCCAGGTGCTCGCACCCGACCAGGTGCTGCTGCAGCTGCTCTGCAACGCGGTCGCGACGGTCGCGGTCCTGGGTGTGCTGATCGCGCTGATGGGGTCGATCTCCGGGGCGCACTTCAACCCGGCGGTCACCCTCGCCGACGCGTTCGCGGGTCGGATCACCTGGTCGGCGGCCTCGGCCTACCTCGGGTCGCAGCTGGTCGGCGGGTGCCTCGGCACGATCCTGGCGCACGCGATGTTCGAGCAGCCGCTGGTCCAGTGGACCGGCAAGACGCGCGGGGGAGTCGGCCAGCTCATCGGCGAGGCGGTCGCCACGGCGGGCCTGCTGCTGGTGATCGCGATGCTGGTCCGCACCGGTCGCGGCGCGCTCGCGCCGGTCATGGTCCCGGCCTGGATCCTCGGCGCCTACTTCTTCACCTCGTCCACGTCCTTCGCGAACCCGGCGGTCACCGTGGGCCGCGCGCTGACCGGGTCGTTCGCCGGGATCGACCCGGCGTCGGTGCCCGCGTTCGTCGCCGCGCAGCTGGTCGGCGCCGCGGTCGGGGTCGGCCTGGCGGCGCTGTTGCTCGGCCGGGAATCCCGATGA
- a CDS encoding arsenate-mycothiol transferase ArsC: MNGLPEPSAEEVRHELGRITDELTERYTGTFDRDTVSRFVWESYDLLAARATVRNHLVALTSHFAKDRLAAHAESIGSGSVPQVLFLCVHNAGRSQMAAALLRRHALGRVSVRSAGSAPTGALDPTCVAALGEIGIELHEAFPKPLTDEVVNSADVVVSMGCGDTCPVYPGKSYLEWDVPDPAGQPIAVVRQIRDDLDNRVRQLLDDLTGGTDS, encoded by the coding sequence ATGAACGGGCTGCCCGAGCCGTCCGCGGAGGAGGTCCGGCACGAACTCGGCCGGATCACCGACGAGCTGACCGAGCGCTACACCGGGACCTTCGACCGCGACACCGTGTCGCGGTTCGTGTGGGAGTCCTACGACCTGCTCGCCGCGCGCGCGACCGTGCGCAACCACCTCGTCGCCCTCACCTCGCACTTCGCCAAGGACCGGCTCGCCGCACACGCCGAGAGCATCGGGTCCGGTTCGGTGCCGCAGGTGCTGTTCCTGTGCGTGCACAACGCGGGCCGTTCGCAGATGGCCGCCGCGCTGCTGCGCAGGCACGCGCTCGGTCGGGTGTCGGTCCGCTCGGCCGGGTCGGCGCCGACCGGGGCCCTCGACCCGACCTGCGTCGCCGCGCTGGGTGAGATCGGCATCGAACTCCACGAGGCGTTCCCGAAGCCGCTGACCGACGAAGTCGTGAACTCCGCCGACGTCGTGGTGTCCATGGGCTGTGGCGACACCTGCCCGGTGTATCCAGGGAAGAGCTACCTGGAATGGGACGTGCCCGACCCGGCCGGGCAGCCCATCGCCGTCGTGCGCCAGATCCGCGACGACCTCGACAACCGTGTCCGACAACTCCTCGACGACCTCACCGGAGGCACTGACTCATGA
- a CDS encoding arsenate reductase ArsC: MTAIPEVLFVCVHNAGRSQMASALLTHYAMGRVAVRSAGSEPAEKVNPAAAAAVAEWGLDITAEIPSKLSTEDVEASDVVITMGCGDTCPVFPGKRYLDWQLDDPAGQGIDAVRPIRDDIDRRVRALLAELLDQPSA; this comes from the coding sequence ATGACCGCCATCCCCGAAGTGCTGTTCGTCTGCGTGCACAACGCGGGCCGCTCCCAGATGGCCTCCGCGCTGCTCACGCACTACGCGATGGGCCGCGTCGCGGTGCGCTCGGCGGGGTCCGAACCCGCCGAGAAGGTCAACCCGGCGGCGGCGGCCGCGGTGGCCGAGTGGGGCCTCGACATCACCGCCGAGATCCCGTCCAAGCTGTCCACTGAGGACGTCGAGGCGTCCGACGTGGTGATCACCATGGGCTGCGGCGACACGTGCCCGGTGTTCCCCGGAAAGCGTTACCTGGACTGGCAGTTGGACGACCCGGCGGGCCAGGGCATCGACGCCGTGCGCCCCATCCGCGACGACATCGACCGCCGCGTCCGCGCACTGCTCGCCGAACTGCTGGATCAGCCCAGCGCGTGA
- a CDS encoding cupin domain-containing protein produces the protein MSQPIDLDAALARFDALWSPRIVTQVNDYDVRVAKVRGDHVWHAHDDTDEFFLVLDGELTISLREDAAERSVVLPKGSVYVVPRGTEHRPSSAGGASILMFEPTGTSTVGDRHDEVPDHVDATTGHALG, from the coding sequence GTGAGTCAACCCATCGATCTCGACGCCGCTCTGGCCCGCTTCGACGCGCTGTGGAGCCCACGCATCGTCACCCAGGTCAACGACTACGACGTCCGCGTCGCCAAGGTGCGCGGCGACCACGTCTGGCACGCCCACGACGACACCGACGAGTTCTTCCTCGTCCTCGACGGCGAACTGACCATCAGCCTGCGGGAGGACGCGGCCGAGCGGTCAGTCGTCCTGCCGAAGGGATCGGTGTACGTCGTGCCACGCGGGACCGAGCACCGCCCGTCGTCCGCGGGCGGCGCGTCGATCCTGATGTTCGAGCCCACCGGGACGTCGACCGTCGGGGACCGCCATGACGAGGTCCCCGACCATGTCGACGCCACCACAGGTCACGCGCTGGGCTGA
- a CDS encoding DUF2382 domain-containing protein — MTISMKPQDLIGHDVFDPEGERIGQVESVYIGEQSHEPEWVTVRTGLFGTRESFVPLSGAHEETDGLRVGVTKSLVKDAPHIDSGRTLTEQEGMDLRRHYGLPMQRGSTGPVSRPGGQQPGQTVTGTGMTDPTMAQGGMAGRPTGKHGTDRSAMGMTGTAPPGSMSNPTATDPRLAGSDPRLADRTAGDRQGRADTARTGRDDTQTVIRSEERLKVGKENVEAGHVRLRKHVETEKQQVTVPLSHEEVRIEREPITEADAARLTGETGDLADSEIEMTLYEERPVVSKERVAVEKLRISKEQVTEERTITDEIHKEKFDVVDDRQPGGKPKR, encoded by the coding sequence ATGACAATCTCCATGAAACCGCAGGATCTGATCGGACACGATGTATTCGACCCGGAAGGCGAACGCATCGGACAAGTGGAATCCGTTTATATCGGCGAGCAGTCGCACGAACCGGAATGGGTGACCGTGCGGACCGGACTATTCGGCACGCGTGAGTCTTTCGTTCCGCTGAGTGGGGCCCACGAAGAGACCGACGGCCTACGCGTCGGGGTCACGAAGAGCCTGGTGAAGGACGCCCCGCACATCGATTCCGGGCGCACCCTCACCGAGCAGGAAGGCATGGACCTGCGCCGCCACTACGGCCTGCCCATGCAGCGCGGCTCGACAGGCCCGGTCTCGCGGCCCGGCGGGCAGCAGCCCGGCCAGACCGTGACCGGCACCGGCATGACCGACCCGACCATGGCCCAGGGCGGTATGGCCGGACGGCCCACCGGCAAGCACGGCACTGACAGGTCCGCGATGGGCATGACAGGAACCGCGCCGCCGGGGAGCATGTCGAACCCGACCGCGACCGACCCGCGCCTGGCGGGCAGCGACCCGCGCCTGGCCGACCGGACCGCGGGCGACCGGCAGGGCCGGGCGGACACCGCCAGGACCGGCCGGGACGACACGCAGACCGTGATCCGCTCGGAGGAGCGGCTCAAGGTCGGCAAGGAGAACGTCGAGGCGGGGCATGTGCGGCTGCGCAAGCACGTCGAGACCGAGAAGCAGCAGGTCACCGTGCCGCTGAGCCATGAGGAAGTGCGGATCGAGCGCGAGCCGATCACTGAGGCCGACGCGGCCAGGCTCACCGGCGAGACCGGCGACCTCGCGGACTCCGAGATCGAGATGACGCTCTACGAGGAGCGTCCGGTGGTCAGCAAGGAGCGGGTCGCGGTCGAGAAGCTGCGCATCAGCAAGGAACAGGTCACCGAGGAACGGACGATCACCGACGAGATCCACAAGGAGAAGTTCGACGTCGTCGACGATCGCCAGCCGGGTGGCAAGCCCAAGCGCTGA
- a CDS encoding MmcQ/YjbR family DNA-binding protein — translation MATWEDVRRIALALPETTEQVSRDTAQWRVKGKGFVWERPLRRADLAALGDSAPDGPVLGASVPDIGVKAALIADDPEVYFTTPHFDGYAAVLVRLDKITVAELEELTVEAWLTQAPKRLAAEFRSS, via the coding sequence ATGGCCACCTGGGAGGACGTCCGCCGCATAGCGCTCGCACTGCCCGAGACCACCGAGCAGGTGTCGCGAGACACGGCACAGTGGCGGGTCAAGGGGAAGGGCTTCGTCTGGGAGCGGCCCCTGCGCCGCGCCGACCTGGCGGCGCTCGGGGATTCCGCGCCGGACGGGCCGGTGTTGGGCGCGTCCGTTCCCGACATCGGAGTGAAGGCCGCCCTGATCGCGGACGATCCCGAGGTCTACTTCACCACTCCCCACTTCGACGGCTACGCCGCCGTCCTCGTCCGGCTCGACAAGATCACCGTCGCGGAACTCGAGGAGCTGACCGTCGAGGCCTGGCTGACCCAGGCACCCAAGCGACTCGCCGCCGAATTCCGCTCCAGCTGA